From Corvus cornix cornix isolate S_Up_H32 chromosome 17, ASM73873v5, whole genome shotgun sequence, the proteins below share one genomic window:
- the SLC27A4 gene encoding long-chain fatty acid transport protein 4 — MLRLAAFAAMLLFFRVTLELSWAQAIPALFIFYLGSGGWDFFLIFLKTIQRDVTTGLVLLRVKWQVWRHVREKNTVAKIFQKTVRKYPEKTALIFQGTGESWTFRQLDEYSNQVANFFYGQGFRSGDVMALFMESRNQYVGLWLGLAKIGVETALVNSHLRMEALLHCITISNSKAVVFGVEMMEAMQEVQPSLDKSIHLFWSGEGNPKSVLPGAKHLDPLLQMAQRQQPAPPDKGFLDKLFYIYTSGTTGLPKAAIVVNCRYFRMSSLVFYGFRMRSDDVMYDCLPLYHAAGNIVGIGQCLLQGMTIVIRKKFSASHFWEDCVKYNCTIVQYIGEICRYLLNQPYQDAERQHRVRMAVGNGLRASIWREFMARFGITQVAEFYGATECNCSLGNFDGNVGSCGFNSRILPGVYPIGLVKVDEDTMELIRGPDGVCISCKPGEPGQLVGRIVKSNPLQHFDGYLNQSATSKKIARDVFTKGDAAYLTGDVLVMDKYGYMYFRDRTGDTFRWKGENVSTTEVEGTLSRILNLTDVVVYGVEVPGIEGRAGMAAIADPENSCDLEDFSSKLKKALPLYARPVFLRFLHEVSKTSTYKFQKMELRKQGFDPALVKDRLYFLDSRQGCYLPLDQAAFGRIQSGEQKL; from the exons ATGTTGCGTTTGGCTGCTTTTGCAGCCATGCTGCTGTTCTTCAGGGTCACTCTGGAACTGTCCTGGGCCCAGGCCATCCCTGCTCTCTTCATCTTCTACCTGGGATCCGGCGGATGGGACTTCTTCCTCATATTCCTCAAGACAATCCAAAGGGATGTCAC CACGGGGCTGGTCCTGTTGCGGGTGAAGTGGCAGGTATGGAGGCACGTGAGGGAGAAGAACACAGTCGCCAAGATCTTCCAGAAGACTGTGAGGAAGTATCCAGAGAAGACAGCACTGATCTTCCAAGGCACAGGCGAGAGCTGGACCTTCCGTCAGCTGGATGAGTACTCCAACCAGGTGGCCAATTTCTTCTACGGCCAAGGCTTCCGTTCGGGTGATGTGATGGCACTTTTCATGGAGTCCCGCAATCAGTACGTGGGGCTGTGGCTCGGCCTGGCCAAGATCGGGGTGGAGACAGCCCTTGTGAATTCCCACCTGCGCATGGAGGCCTTGCTGCACTGCATCACCATCTCCAACTCCAAAGCTGTGGTTTTTGGGGTGGAAATGATGGAAG caATGCAGGAAGTGCAGCCCTCCCTGGATAAATCCATCCATCTCTTCTGGTCTGGGGAAGGAAATCCTAAATCTGTGCTTCCTGGTGCAAAACACCTGGACCCCCTCCTGCAGATGGCCCAGCGACAGCAGCCAGCCCCCCCTGATAAGGGCTTTCTTG ATAAACTCTTCTACATCTACACTTCTGGCACGACGGGGCTGCCCAAGGCTGCCATTGTGGTGAACTGCCG GTACTTCCGCATGTCCAGCTTAGTTTTTTATGGTTTTCGGATGAGGTCCGACGATGTGATGTACGACTGCCTCCCGCTCTACCACGCTGCAG ggaACATCGTGGGGATtgggcagtgcctgctgcagggcaTGACGATTGTCATCCGCAAGAAGTTCTCAGCCTCACACttttgggaggactgtgtgAAATACAACTGCACG ATTGTGCAGTACATCGGGGAGATCTGCCGCTACCTGCTGAACCAGCCATACCAGGACGCGGAGCGGCAGCACCGGGTGCGCATGGCCGTGGGCAATGGGCTGCGGGCCTCCATCTGGAGGGAGTTCATGGCCCGCTTTGGCATCACCCAGGTGGCCGAGTTCTATGGGGCCACCGAGTGCAACTGCAGCCTGGGAAACTTTGACGGCAAC GTTGGGTCATGTGGCTTCAACAGCAGGATCCTACCAGGTGTGTACCCCATTGGTTTGGTGAAGGTGGATGAAGACACTATGGAGCTGATCCGGGGCCCAGATGGTGTCTGTATCAGCTGCAAACCAG GGGAGCCGGGGCAGCTGGTGGGTCGCATTGTCAAGAGCAATCCCCTGCAGCACTTCGATGGCTACCTGAATCAGTCAGCCACCAGCAAGAAAATTGCCAGGGACGTGTTTACAAAAGGGGATGCTGCCTATCTCACAG GGGATGTCCTGGTAATGGACAAATATGGCTACATGTACTTCCGAGACCGCACCGGGGACACATTCCGATGGAAAGGGGAGAACGTCTCCACCACGGAGGTGGAGGGAACGCTGAGCCGTATCCTCAACCTGACGGATGTGGTAGTTTATGGTGTGGAGGTCCCAG GGATTGAAGGGAGGGCAGGAATGGCAGCCATCGCCGACCCGGAGAACTCCTGTGACCTAGAAGACTTTTCCAGCAAGCTGAAAAAGGCCCTGCCACTGTATGCACGTCCTGTATTCCTGCGGTTCCTGCACGAAGTCTCCAAGACAA GCACTTACAAGTTCCAGAAGATGGAGCTGCGGAAGCAGGGCTTTGACCCCGCGCTGGTGAAGGACAGGTTGTATTTTCTGGACTCCAGACAAGGCTGTTACCTGCCGCTGGACCAGGCAGCATTTGGCAGGATCCAGTCGGGAGAACAGAAGCTGTAA